The following are encoded in a window of Methanobacteriales archaeon HGW-Methanobacteriales-1 genomic DNA:
- a CDS encoding 2-methylcitrate dehydratase, with protein MITKELANFIVSLKYEDIPDSAIEKAKLCFLDFLGVSLRGSQEKSSLIAFEVLNFHSSFNFEFKSTIIGHENGDALNAGFLNGISAHCLDLDDGHRLAQLHPGCTVIPAALALAEEKDKNGKEFLEAIVAGYEVAIVLGKAINPSHRNNGFHSTGTIGTFAAAAASSKILNLDFEKTINALGLAGTQASGLLESDHAGTMGKHLHAGRAVQSGMISALLSQKGFTGAESIVEGKEGFFKALGGEEVFENSIKIANQINLELGQFHIQNVYLKKYPVCRHLHSTIDSAVDILNEINISSIDNQKIKKITVQTYKTAAEHDNYCPMAAESVRQSLPISLAMVLTKGKLTLENIEEFENNLEFKEKILKIADKVEIQISKELNNLQPQKRPSRVIIEFEKGLQMVNGFNNYNLNTTTGGGNNLVLEKTKFLPKGEPENPFTKQEIFAKFYLLNSDFNSFNLNSIDELPLVKVKDFMIDFKK; from the coding sequence ATATGAAGATATACCTGATTCAGCAATAGAAAAGGCCAAGTTATGTTTTTTGGATTTTTTAGGTGTTTCACTTAGAGGTTCTCAAGAGAAAAGTAGTTTAATTGCCTTTGAAGTTCTTAATTTCCATTCAAGTTTTAATTTTGAATTTAAATCAACTATTATTGGCCATGAAAATGGAGATGCTCTCAATGCTGGGTTTTTAAATGGGATTTCGGCTCATTGTCTGGATCTGGATGATGGGCATCGTTTAGCTCAGCTGCATCCAGGTTGTACTGTGATTCCTGCGGCCCTGGCCCTGGCAGAAGAAAAAGATAAAAATGGAAAAGAATTCTTAGAAGCAATAGTAGCAGGATATGAGGTAGCTATAGTACTGGGAAAAGCAATTAATCCATCACACCGCAATAATGGGTTTCACAGTACTGGAACTATAGGAACCTTTGCTGCAGCTGCTGCATCATCTAAAATTCTGAATTTGGATTTTGAAAAAACTATAAATGCTTTAGGTCTGGCTGGAACCCAAGCATCAGGTCTTCTAGAATCGGATCACGCCGGTACCATGGGTAAACACCTTCATGCAGGTAGAGCAGTTCAATCTGGGATGATATCTGCTCTTCTATCACAAAAGGGATTCACCGGTGCTGAAAGCATAGTGGAAGGCAAAGAAGGATTTTTCAAGGCTCTTGGTGGAGAAGAAGTTTTTGAGAATTCTATTAAAATAGCAAATCAGATTAATTTGGAATTGGGTCAATTTCACATTCAAAATGTTTACTTAAAAAAATATCCTGTTTGCAGGCATCTACATTCTACCATTGACTCTGCAGTAGATATTTTGAATGAAATAAATATTTCTTCTATTGATAATCAAAAAATCAAGAAAATAACCGTTCAAACCTACAAAACGGCAGCTGAACACGATAATTATTGCCCTATGGCTGCAGAATCTGTTCGCCAAAGTTTACCTATTAGTCTGGCTATGGTGTTGACTAAGGGAAAATTAACACTAGAAAATATTGAAGAGTTTGAAAACAATCTGGAATTTAAGGAAAAAATCTTAAAAATTGCAGATAAAGTTGAAATTCAGATTAGTAAGGAATTAAATAATCTTCAACCTCAAAAAAGACCTTCAAGAGTTATAATTGAATTTGAAAAAGGCTTACAAATGGTTAATGGATTCAATAATTATAATCTCAATACTACTACTGGTGGAGGGAATAATTTGGTTCTAGAAAAGACTAAATTTTTACCTAAAGGAGAACCTGAAAATCCTTTCACCAAACAGGAGATTTTTGCGAAATTTTACTTGTTAAATTCTGATTTTAATTCATTTAATCTAAATTCAATTGATGAATTACCTTTAGTTAAAGTAAAAGATTTCATGATAGATTTTAAAAAATAA